A window of Rosa rugosa chromosome 7, drRosRugo1.1, whole genome shotgun sequence genomic DNA:
TTTACCGGATACATACTGCCGGCAAACATTTCTTATCgtatttgttcttttgttttcaGTATCCTCCATGTTACAAAGATGTTAGTTTTTGGATCAGTGAATCTTTCACCGAAAACAATTTATGTGAAGTTGTTAGAGAGGTTGCTGGAGATCTTGCTGAGGAGGTATGTCTTTTAGTGTTTGCTCTGGTGTAGCCGTTGAAAATCATCAATTGAAAGAATCTCTTGCACCAAGAAAATATATTGGTTCTTGTGGAATATAGTCCTTGCATTTCACAAAGTATTTTGTATTTCAAATTTGAAAGTTCCATCAAGCAGTTCCCTGAGGAATGTCTGTTCAAAGATTGTATTGCCCTGTAAATTCAGTATATTTTGACGTTTTCTCAACCTTGTCTGTCCAACATATTGTTCCAAAATCTCTCCAAAAACATGTACATTGTGCTCCAAAAGACTAGAAGTCTTGTGGAATAATCCCTAATACTTGCATATATATTTTTCCAATCCATCAATATTGGCTGTTTTTCATGCTGTTTactgaaatatctcttgtataATGCCAGGTGCAATTGATAGACAATTTCACAAACAAGAAAGGAATGACCAGTCACTGTTACAGGATTGCTTATAGGTCTATGGAACGATCACTTACAGATGAGGAAGTCAATAAATTGCAGGTAATTCATATACATAAGAGTTCGTAACATTTCTTTCGTTCTTACAAGCATACATAAAGCATAACCTCAAAACTTGTTTCAATTGCATATGCAGGGTACTGTAAGAGAGTTGGTTGAGAGCAAGTTGAAGGTTATCTTGAGATGAGAGTTCCTGGTGTACAATAACCTATTAGCTCAAAATTATGTAAATTCTGAACTTCGTTTATAGGTGTTGAATTTTTGCTTAACCATGTAAAACTCCTGTCTTGTTTCTGACCAACTGTATTTGAGCCTGCCTAATACACATGacttgaaaataaaactaaaaacttTTGGGAGACAAAATGTACTCTCAAAGGGTTATAGGTACGAGCCGAGCTAAAAAGGCACATAGGCCCAGTAAATGAGGCACAAAGGCCCAGCAAACATAGAATAAAATCCGCAATGGGTCTAACTTAGATACAAGACAAAAGCCCAGAGAAAAAATAGTAAACTCTAGAATCCTATCGAACTGCCACCGAGGGATCTGCTGTCGCAAAGTCCTGCTGCCAAATTTGAGCAACTTCTTGGATAGAAGCAACTGTTGCAGAACCATATCGCACCACCTCCTCCAACTAGTTATTGCTAAGGGTGGGTGCGGTTCGGGGCGGTTCGGTGTTAGGCtaaaaccgcaaccgaaccgcttcATTCGGTTGTGCTATATttaaaaccgcaaccgcattttaAAAACCTACACCATTTACTTCGGTTACACCGTTTTGCGGTGCGGTGCGGATCGGTTTCGGTTATGTTcgactttcttttgtttttgacaTATTTTCGACCAAAGTCGACAAATTTAACCGTCCTAAAATGAATAACCATTACTATCAaaatatcaacaaaataaaGTATAAACCACTCATAATCTGTTCACTAAATCAAGTAATGAACATTACAAGTAACCTGTTCATGACATCAacatctcaagttctcaactacACAAATAAGTAATAACATTAAGTTAATGTTAAACCTGCAGATCAACTATCAAATTATTCAAATATCAACAATCTGCTCCAGCTGTTCAACATTTATAACCAAAAAGCAATTTCCAAAACTAAATCAAAGTTCCAACAGTCTAACAATCTGTTTACAGACCAAATAGCTAACATGCAGCACAAACATAAATCaaagttccaacttccaagttcTAGCAATAAATCAAAGTTCCAGCAGCACAAAAACTTCAAAGTACGAAACATTAAATTTAAAGTTATTACAAACTATAGTTAAAGAACTTAAAGGCTGCAACATCAAGTTCCAAGTACCAAACAGAAGTTAAAGTTATTAGTTATTACAAACCAAAGTTAAAGCAGTTCATACTTGAATGAAACCGgaagggaagaagaaaaaacagaaagttGGGTCACGGAGAACTTGCTCCAGCAGCACAACAATTTATTTCAAAAAGTTGTTCCATTAGTCCGATTTCCAGCAGCTGCAACCTACTTCATCCCTCAGAGTCAGACACTTGGGTCACAACAGAGTctaataaaaagttaaaaaccaaaaacaacaatCACAAACCAACAACTTACCAattaatttattcaaattaacaattagtgtaaagtaaaaaaatattaaaatacctGATTCAAGCTTTTCAAGCTCACCATAAAGCTCCAACTCGGTCTTCGTCGGCTCTTTGTACTCATTAAAAGCACCACCTCTTAACCAATCATTGAGACAAACCAGCCCTTCAACCATTGTCGGAGTCAAGGAAGCTCTAAATGGGTCAACAACCCTTTTTCCTAGGCTAAAAGCAGCCTCCGAAACCACCGTTGAAGCTGGAACAGCAAAGACATCCTTTGCAATTTTAGACAAAACTGGAAACCTAGGAGAATTCTCTTTCCACCAAtctaaaatatgaaattttgtatTGGTAGGGTCTTCGGCAGCTTCAAGCAAGTACTTGTCGACTTCATTCCTTATCTCAACCACATCTTTTTGCTTCCTAAGCCTCAAGAACTTGTTCATTGATGCAGCATGACTATCCTCCTCTCCGACATTAGAAATTGATTGAGTAGGTGGCTGTGTAGCTTCAAATGACGCTTGTGCAGCCACAGGGTCAGAATTAACATACTCATGATAAAGCTGCATCAATTGACCCTTAACATCATCTATCATCTCCGAGACCAAGGACATGTCTTGCTGCAACAGAGGGAAAAAGAACTCAAGATACAATATCTTGTATCTTGGATCTAATACCACAACAAGCAGCAAAATAGGGTTCAAGTCCTCCAACTTCAACCAATACTTGTCGaattttttcttcattgatGCCCCAATGTTAACCATCAAAGGATCGACACTTTGGCTGCATTTTTCCAATTCTTCAATGATGGTACACATCCACACAACAGGCTGGTTTGCAGTTACCACTTTAGTGCCGCTAAATGCCAAAGTTGCATCATAAAAAATCTTGAGAAATTTCACCAACCTAGCAGCCTTCTCCCAATCCTCTTTCTTAGGCGGCCCGACCCTTTTTCCTCCCCCAACCCTTTCCTGAAAGTAGTTTTCATACTGCTGGTCCTCATCTTCCAACCTCACGAAGGCCTGCCTATACTTCACAGCTATGTCTAACATGAAATAGGTGGAGTTCCACCTTGTGCACACATCTAAAGGCACAATACCCCCCTTATGATCAACCTTCTCTCTAGATGCACACTTCCTAAATTTCTCTAGCCTTGCAGGTGAACTCCTAATAAACTTCACAGCGTTCCTAATTGCATCGATGGAGGAATCAAGCTCCTCCATCCCATCCCTCACAATAAGATTCAAAACATGGCAGCAACACCTAACATGTAGAAAACTCCCACCTAACACTAACTGCTTCCAATTCCCAATCTTCTCCTTCATATACTCTATTGCAACCTGATTACTCGATGCATTGTCAACTACAATGCTGAAAACTCTCACAATACCCCAATTAATGCAGCATGACTCCACCAATTTCCCTATTGTCTTACCCTTGTGATTCGGAATAACAGTGAAGTTTATTATTCTCTTATGGAGTACCCAAGTCTCATCTATGAAATGAGCTGTCAAGACAAGGTAATTGATATTCTGGACCGAGGTCCAGGTATCGGTGGTAAGAGAAACCCTCAGATTGTTCCTAGCTAAAAACTCTCGAATCTTTTCCTTCTCAAATTGGTAGATATCCCTGATATCTCTACCAATTGTCCTCCGAGAGGGAGGATCAAACCTtggtgatgcaattttcataaaCTCAATAAAACACTGCCCCTCTACATGACTAAACGGCAGCTCATCCCTCACAATCATTTTAGCTAAAGCCCTTCTACATTCATCTGGGTCCCAACCCCTAGCAACTAACTTACCACCACTATCAGCAGAATCAAAGGAAAGAAATTTTTGCTTCTTAGCTGGTTCGTATGCCGGACACTTCTTGCATTGGTAGAGCATATGAGTCCTCATGGATGTCGTCCCATTTGATCTTGAGTCGCAAGCATACGTGGTGGGACAGTACTTGCACTTAGCTCTTGGTTTCGCCATCGGAGTACCATCCGGattcttcatcttctcaaaaTGATCCCATGCTGCAGACTGGTTCTTCCTCTTCACATAGTCAGCTTCACTAATTGGAGCAGCAGCTGCAGAAGGTGGTGGGGGAGGAAGCATAAGCGGTGCAGCAGCTTCACTTGTAGCAGTTGGTGTTGTTCCGGTGCTTGACCCAGTTGGTGTCACATTGGGAGTTTGAGATGCTCCACTTCCCTGacagtaaaataaaaaacagaattAGCATGATAATTTAGCATCAAACCACAACCATCAAAGTCTCAAACTATCATTAGCATCAGTAAAGAATCAGATACAAACAGAAACAAGATACAAATATAAACAACAGAGCAGCTCAATAATGATTTCACACTTGTAAATCAAAACATTCCCAATCGAACCACAATTCTCAAACAGTAAGTAAGAAACTGATGAATCCAAAATCCAGCTACTAAGAACAACACCCATTTTCAGAGAATGCAGAGTAACTAAGATGCTTGTTCATTCTACAAAAACTATTAAACTAACAAATCCAAGAAACTAAGCCAAATTTATGAACAACAAGGTACACCAGCTCATAAAGAAACCCAAGAAACAGAACCAGTCATGGAGTTTTAAGATCCATCAGATTAACAAATTAACCCAAGTAAGATGACTAAGATCCATCAGATTAACCCAAGTATGATCCATCAAATCGAAACAAGCTGAACAAATAGAAACAAGCTGAACAAATTAACCCAAGTAACAAATCGAAATTAACCCAAGTATGATCCATCAAATCGAAACAAGCTGAACAAAGTCGTGAGTCGAGAGAGATGAGGTCGGGAAGAGGCTAGCAAAGTCAGTCTTCGGCGTCGTCAGTCGTCAGCGTCGTCGGCGTCAGTCGTCAGCGTCGTCGGCGTAGTCAGCTTCAGTCGTCTTCGTCGTGATTCGAGAGAGATGAGGTCGGGAGGAGGCTAGCAAAGACTGCAAAAGTGCAAAGTGAAAAACTGAAAATGAGAGGCTGATGGGTGTTTGCGAATCTgctagggttttcaattttgagACAGTAATCCAGTGCAGCAGGGAGTACCTGTACCTGGACCTAAACCAATTACAATTCGACAGCACATTTAAAAATATAAACATAATACTAAAATAActaaaataatattaatttaaataaataatatatatccgGTCCGGTTCGGTTATTACCGGTCGGTTCTAATTACAAACCCGGTTCCGAACCGTTACAGACCGGTTCGgtccggtttttttttttgcagccCTGTTTCATCCGGTTCGGTCCCCAAACTGGATTTCCGgcccggttcggccggtttttgacgtccggttcggtttctgcccACCCCTAGTTATTGCTACCctagtttgattttttttctcttcttcgtTTTACTAGAATCAATGACATGCATTAATGCAACTTGTTTCATACCGAACATATCACATCAGCAAATATATATTTGATATGCAAATACATACGGTAGAATTATTCATAATTCAATATATTGATATACATTACAAGAAATATACTACAATTCAATATGACAATTACTAGGCCACGAGCATGTGACAATTACGTACCAATTTTTGGGAGACAAATTCGCCATTACCCCTCGATTATTTCACCTTCAGCACTCTGGTTCTAGCTAATAACTATATAAATACACACATAAGCAGGTGATCATTAGTTTtgtcttagttttttttttttttttttttttttttgtgtgggtCAAATAGTTCATTCATTAACAGAAACATACTACAAATGTAGATGTAGATGTACGTAAGGAAGCAAGGGTCCTGAGCCCAGAAGCCCAATAAACAAAAATTTGATTAACCTACATCTAACAGAAAATAACAAACCGAGGCCTAAAagcccaacaaaaaaaaaaaaaaaaaaaaaccctagatcTATGCATTGCCTCCAGGAGACCAGCCGCCATGGAGAGAGGTACAAATTAAGCGCTCCAGGTCTCTGCTAGTACTGGGGATTCACTCCAGGTTTCTGCGTACAATCCTAGACTATGCTGTGGTCTGACTTGCTAATGTCAATTTTCCACCTGTTTTTCGTATTTGGAAAATACTCTTCTCAAGTCCTTGGCTGTGAGAACAAAGCCTTCTACTTTCGAAAAGCACTTCACATTGAAGCCAGAGATGGGAAGCTGGCATAAATTCTTCTTTTGTATTACCCAGTCGATCAGTTCTTCGGCGCCGTAAAAGGCACCTTTGTCAAGGTTGCCTGACGGGCAATTTGAAATACTACCCTTTTCTGCGTCTTCAGTTGCAACCTGATCATCATTACTGGTAGTTCCGCAGGTCGATAATGCGCCTTCTGTAATGAGTAGCATTCTATGTAGTTGAACTCCCTTTTGGAAAACCTCGTCGCCGTCGTCATACTTCACCGGCTTTAGATTGTAACACATCATTTGCAATACTCCATTATCCATCATTTTAAGCTTCGGTACCTATCGAATATAAGATCGCCGAATTATTAGCTATGTTATGTCATAtatttatcaacaaattaagCGTGTTCATTAgcctaggattttttttttttagggatgCAAAAGAAGTCAAAAATGTTCTTCAATTCAAGAATCATGTATGCAAACAAGTCTacagtggagagagagagagagagatttgggaCATACTTTCTTTAGCAGTTCCATGCCGAGGAAACGCCTAAGACACTTCATCGGAGTAGTAAAGAAAAGAGTCTCAAGATCAGTATCTTTGTTCTCTTCCAGTTTTTGCTCAATGTTCTTCATAATGTCTTTCTTCAAATTCTCTGGGAGCTTATGGCTGTCCATCCATTTTCTTATACCTGTCTCTTTCAATCGTATCTTTTTTCTTATATCCTCCCATCTTTCAGCTTCCATGGACACAAATGTCTGTTTCACCAGAAACGATTAATAAGCTCTATTAGCTGCTTAAATCCAGCTTAACTACAGGTTACATATAAACTATACATATGAAAACACCATGAAGGAAATCATGATGCGTGTATTGAAGTTGAACACATCTACACAAAGATAGAGTACCAATAGAGAGATTCATAACCAACCTGTACATTTCCAATGAGATATATAAATAGTAGCAAGCCAATGACAGAAATAGAAACTGCAAAGCAAGTTTCCCACACATAGTTGCTTGTTTCTAGATTTGAGCCAAAATTACTGCAAAAAGCCAGAAGTAATATTAAGACATTAACAATGAACTAGTGTGCATACAACCTATATTTGGAGCTCAAGAAAAAGGAAATTAGTTTGtatcgaaaaaaagaaaagaaaaggaaattagttaattaaaaatatttgaaaCTATCCATCTATGACTACACTACGGTTATTTATCCGGTCATCAGGTAATTAAAGAATTTATAGTCATTCACTTTTAGATTTAATATCAAGCGTTGAAACTAAATCAATATACTTTAAGTGTTTTAATCACAACCATTGATATTAAAATGATTCATGACCGCAAATTATTTGATCATCTGATAacagtggccaggcactgtgctgcaatgcacagttggagcatttcacatgcgtcgaaggggtttatcttgggcctaggaagcctttgggttccccttgacaaagtcaaaaaaaaaaaaaaaaaaaaaaaccaccatATTCGACCATTGCAAGAGACATTACAGTAAAAGAATCAAAGTTCAAACTTATTGTAAAACAATAGTTGACTTTCTGTGCATATAAGCAAACCTTAGATTACGTAATCCCCACCAAAAAGAGTAAGATAACTTCGTTCCAAAAGGTATATCCCGTGTGATATTATTTTTGAGGGAATGCAGAAatattccaaaatcaaaatggGGCTTAGCATTCTCTTCAGCACTTATGGAGCATAATTGATTAAGGAATGTGGAATTTCTTGCAGCAGCATTGTGACCCTTGCAGTATAAGGTACTCATACATCCTTCAACTGTACTATTCTCTACACATGCTCGACGCCAACAAGAAGTTTCTCGTTGAATAGAAAAAAAGTACCAAAAAGCTCCAAGGACCTAAAAGACAACACACAAATTATTTGCTGACCATATTATTAATGAACGGAAAACTCAtgtagctatatatatatatatatattttatgaaAGCAAAAAAGGATAATTCAACTATGTAGGGGGATTTCAACTGTGGGGAGATGTATTTTAGCAACCAACAAACTCAAACATGAGAATTTGTCAATTTTGAAAAATTAATCATATCTTTCCCCAAGTCAGCaattttagtaaaaaaaaaaaaaagttcatcaaGTCTAGTTTGCAAACTAAAGATTAATAAAATGAAGTGACGTGATGGGAATTAAACTTACATGACTTGCAAGGATATATAGAAAAAAGTTCAACAGAGCTTTAGTCCATATTCCAGTAGTTTGTCTGAGTTTTTGAGATGATAGGTAAATTCGATAGATCCTCGGCAGATATTGAGCTAGAACAAAGAAATTCAGAATCTTTCTATGCCGCAAGTGTCCATGGCATCTCATTTCGAAGAAGACAGATATTAGAAGCAGCTGGAAAGAATAAATAATTTTGGTCATCAGATTGCTAAACCTATATATCTATCTACTTATTAATTAAACTAGCTATTTAAAATAATTGGATTAACTCAAACTATGATCTGCTTACTTGTGACATGGGAAAAACAGCTAAAATGCTGGTTAGCGTAGAGCGCCAGGCTAGCTTCCTAGCAGCTGATTTAGCAAATGGAATTATCTCCGCTGCTGATACCTTCGAAAATTCCCAATATTCCGATGCCACTTCATcagactttttttctttttgtacttTGTACGCATCGTTGATGGCTTTGCAAACATGATATATGATACTCACTACGAAAGTGACATCAGTGAGCGATCGCAAAGTGAGAGCTATAGCCATCAACTCTATGTTTACTGCAACGCACTTTTGTTCTGCATTGATGACTGGAATGTAGAAGAACAACGGGTCTAATGAGACCGCGATCACACATGCAATTACGAACATCGTATTCCAGAATGAACCTGAAATAAGTGTTTCtcccaatttttgtttttttgaagcTGTATCTGGATCTTTCCACAGGGGATCTCCCAGTTGTGACTCAACATTGTCGGCATTGTGCTTGCTTCCCCGTGTGTTGCTGACCAATGAAAATAGAATCAAATGGAATTGACGAGAAAGAGAAACGGTAACCAGACATACAGAGACTGCAACTCCTTGAAATCATGATACCCGAAAAAAAATAACGAGGAAAAGAAGCTGACCTCATCATAGGGCCATCATTGGGTACCTGCGTGTTAGACATATATGTTGGATAGGATACGACTCTGAAAGATAGTCCTGAGAAATTACTGAAAATATGGAAACTGAGGTGATTACTGATAGCCTGAACCTATCATATATAGTAAATTTATGAAGTTTGAGCGAGGATGGAGAAGGGGAACCTCTAGAGATCGAGAAGCAGATAGAAGGAGAACGTACAGCCGAAACAAAATTCTGGTTGGTGGAACTTTGGAAACAATTTCAATATGGGAAATGAAAACCGAATGGCTAGTAAGAAGTAGAACCAATATGGACAAATTGGTTGGATTCAATTATATAGAAAAAGACGTACACCAAGAGCAGCTCACAGCATATATAATATAACAAGCTACAAGAATAGGGAgtctaaggccatctccaaccgaaagggctaaaaatagccctGAATTCTGTGCTATTCATCGATGTGACATCAACCGTCTCTAACCCGTCAAGGTTTTGGAAAAGGGGCACCGACATCGGTCACTATGGTTGAAGGATGGAGCATAGGTGGCTAGGTTTTGGAAGCTGAAACATTTTTTATTAATCTCTATTCAAAATATTGTTTTAGAAGTCCTATTAACTACATATAAGTACTGTACATGACAGATATTGATATTTTTATGTCTATATTTTTACGTACGTATTATCGTTTTGAACACGTACATATCATGCATGTTTTATAATTTGTCGTTTCTGTATTTTATGGCCCAATTTTTCAATAAAAGTTACCGAATTATTTTTGACGTTTAATTCTAGTTCCAAATATTATTAACGTAGTCTACACGAATTATTAAGCACTTACAATCATaacatacacgtggacaacttataTTTGGTAACTTAGAGGACATATGTCGTTGTACATTCACATGTAGGCAGACCTGGATTTGGTATCATGATATAGTAATATGAGttttacaattaaaatcaattgACAGTGGTTGGTTGGAGAGGCCCAATTCTTATAAACAATTATTTATAAAGATTTTGGTCTCCAATCTTTAGACTTGTTTATCAGGATGCGAGTCTCTGCGGTGGTTGGTTATGACACTCAAATAATTTTATTatggtatcagagtcaagttgGCTCACTAGTGAATGTGCAATGGCCACATGTGATTCATGTCATCAAATATAAGTTGTCTATATGTATGACTTGAAAAATCGTCACATGTGTGGCAGTATATGAAAATGTGAAGTATATCCTACATTGAAAAACCAATAGAGTACAAAAAAATTTATG
This region includes:
- the LOC133720818 gene encoding cyclic nucleotide-gated ion channel 1-like isoform X2 — encoded protein: MSNTQVPNDGPMMSNTRGSKHNADNVESQLGDPLWKDPDTASKKQKLGETLISGSFWNTMFVIACVIAVSLDPLFFYIPVINAEQKCVAVNIELMAIALTLRSLTDVTFVVSIIYHVCKAINDAYKVQKEKKSDEVASEYWEFSKVSAAEIIPFAKSAARKLAWRSTLTSILAVFPMSQLLLISVFFEMRCHGHLRHRKILNFFVLAQYLPRIYRIYLSSQKLRQTTGIWTKALLNFFLYILASHVLGAFWYFFSIQRETSCWRRACVENSTVEGCMSTLYCKGHNAAARNSTFLNQLCSISAEENAKPHFDFGIFLHSLKNNITRDIPFGTKLSYSFWWGLRNLSNFGSNLETSNYVWETCFAVSISVIGLLLFIYLIGNVQTFVSMEAERWEDIRKKIRLKETGIRKWMDSHKLPENLKKDIMKNIEQKLEENKDTDLETLFFTTPMKCLRRFLGMELLKKVPKLKMMDNGVLQMMCYNLKPVKYDDGDEVFQKGVQLHRMLLITEGALSTCGTTSNDDQVATEDAEKGSISNCPSGNLDKGAFYGAEELIDWVIQKKNLCQLPISGFNVKCFSKVEGFVLTAKDLRRVFSKYEKQVEN